From the genome of Thermaerobacter marianensis DSM 12885:
TGCTGGTCAAGGCGGCGGCCGGCGGCGGCGGGCGCGGCATCCGCGTGGCCCGCGACGAGCAGGAACTGGTTCAGGCGCTGGCTTCGGCCCGCCGGGAGGCGGAGTCGACCTTCGGCAACGGCGCCGTCTACCTCGAGAAGTTCCTGGAAGAACCCCGCCACATCGAGATCCAGGTCATCGCCGACAAGCACGGCCACACCCTGCACCTGGGCGAGCGGGAGTGCTCGGTCCAGCGGCGGCGGCAGAAGCTGATCGAGGAGGCGCCGTCGCCGGTGATGACGCCCGAACTGCGGCAGCGCATGGCCGAGGCCGCCGTCCGCGCCGCGGAGGCTGTGGACTATGTGGGCGCCGGCACCGTGGAGTTCCTGGTGGACCGGGACGGCAACTTCTACTTTATCGAGATGAACACGCGGATCCAGGTGGAGCACCCCGTCACCGAACTGATCACGGGCATCGACCTGGTCAAGGAGCAGATCCGGGTGGCCGCGGGCGAGCCCCTGTCCTTCACCCAGGAGGACGTGACCTTCAGGGGCTGGGCCATGGAGTGCCGGATCAACGCGGAAGACCCCAACAACCGCTTCCTTCCCTCGCCCGGCACCATCACGGCCTGGGAGCCGCCGGGCGGGCCCGGCGTGCGGGTGGACGCGGGTTTCCGTGCCGGGACCGCGGTCGTGCCGTTCTACGACTCCCTGGTGGCCAAGCTCATCGTCTGGGGGCGCGACCGGGAGGAGACCATGGCCCGCATGCAGCGCGCCCTGGCCGAGTTCCGCATCGAGGGGATCCGGACCACCATCCCGCTGTACCAGGAGATCCTGAAGCGGGACGACTTCCGCCAGGGCCGGTTCCACACCCGGTGGCTGGAGGAAGAGGTGCTGGCGGGGCATCAGAGCCCCTGACTCGACCGGCGGGCGGCGGGTGGCATGGACGCGGGCCGCATGGACGCGGCTCGCGGGCCATGCCACCCCGCGATGGCGACGCGGCATGGAGAAGGGCACCCGGGCAGGGTTCGTCCCGCCAGGTGCCCTTGCTTGTCACAGCGCCCTTTCCCCGGGGAATCCGTGTTGCGGGGAATCCGTGTTGCCCCCACCCCGTTGACGGTGCCGCAACTCCCCGAGCGCTTAGCGCTTGGAGAACTGCGGCGCCTTGCGGGCCTTCTTGAGGCCGTACTTGCGGCGCTCCTTGACCCGCGGGTCACGGGTCAGCAGGCCGGCCTGCTTCAGGGGCTTGCGGTACGCCTCGTCGACCCGCAGCAGGGCGCGGGCGATGCCGTGCCGGACGGCCCCGGCCTGCCCGGAGATGCCACCGCCGCCCACCCGGACCAGCACGTCGTACTTGCCCAGGGTCCCCGTCACCTTGAGCGGCCGCTCCACCTCGGCCCGCTGGGCCACGGTGGGGAAATACTCCTCGAAGGGCCGGCCGTTGACGATGATGCGCCCGTCGCCGGGGATCAGGCGCACCCGCGCCACCGCTTCCTTCCGCCGTCCCGTACCCCAGTACACAGCCGTGGTCGCCACCGTCTCACCTCACTTCCCACCGCAACGTGCGTCCTTCGGGCACGGTTCGGGCGCCCCGCTCCGTCAGGCGCCCTGGCCGGCCGTAGAGGCCGCGCCGTCCCAGACCGGCGTGCCGTCGGGACGGATGGCCAGGGGCTTGGGCTGCTGGGCACCGTGGGGATGCTCGGGCCCCCGATAGACGTGGAGCTTGCGGAACTGGCGGCGCCCCAGGGCCGTCCGCGGCAGCATGCGGCGCACGGCCAGCTCGATCATCCGCTCGGGGCGGGTCTCCAGCAGCCGGCGGGCGGTGATGGCCTTGAGGCCGCCGGGGTACCCCGTGTGCCGGTAGTACACCTTCTTGTTGAGCTTCTCGCCCGTCAGGCGCACCTTTTCGGCGTTGACGACGATGACGTGGTCCCCCGTGTCCACGTGGGGCGTGTAGGTCGGCTTGTGCTTGCCCCGCAGGATCTTGGCGATCTGGCTGGCCAGCCGGCCCAGGGGCACGCCGTCGGCGTCGATGACGTACCACTGGCGCTGGACGTCCTGGGGGCGGGCCATGAACGTGGTCCGCATGGTGTTGCCTCCCGTGGTGCGGCCCATGCGCAGGCCGCCGGCCGGTTCGTCCGGGAACCCGGCCGTCCGGTATCAACAAAGGAGCCCGCGGTCGCCGCCGGGGCCGGTGAGATGCCAGGAAACCCGATGAAAACAGCATTACCTATAGTAGTCGCTGGTTTTCGGCCTGTCAAGGAATCCCGCGCCGGACTGGACGTGCTCCGCTGGGAACCCTCCAGGCCTCACGGGCAACGTGCCGGCTGCCGGCAGAGACGGGGCCGAGCTTCCGCGCAGCGCCCATCGGCCTCCGGCGCACGGGTCTCCGGTCCCGGGTCCGCCCCGCGGCCAGGGCGGGACCACGGGCACCGGTCGCGTCACGTCGGCCAGGGGGGCCCTTCGGCCACCCAGTCGTCGTAGACCACCTGCCATAGCACCAGGCCGTGGGCCGGTGCCGTAGGCCCGGCCAGGTCCCGCCGTCCCTCCGCCAGGATCGCTTCGACCCGGTCTGCCTGCCAGCGGCCGCGACCGATCTCCACCAGGGTGCCCACGATCCCCCGGGCCATGTGCATCAAGAAGCCGTCGGCCTCGAGGACGAACCGCAGCAGGGGGCCGCGTTCTTCCACGGCGCAGCGGTACAGGGTACGCCGGGTGCGGCGCACCGGCGAGCCCGCCGCCTTGAAGGGGGCGAAGTCGTGGGTGCCCTCCAGGCGCCGGGCCGCCTCCACCATGGCGTCCACGTCCAGATCCAGCGGCAGGTGCCACTGCCAGCGCCGGTGCAGGGGGTCGGGGACGGGGTCGCGCCACACATGGTAGGCATAGGTCTTTCGCCGCGCGCTGTACCGCGCGTGGAAGCCCGGCGGCGCCTCGCCGGCCTCCACCGCCACCACGTCGGCGGGTAGAAGGCCCCGCAGGGCGGGAACCAGCCGGTCGACGGGGAAGGGGCGCGGGGTGCGCCAGTGGATCACCTGCGCCCGGGCGTGGACGCCCGCGTCGGTGCGGCCGGCGGCCGTCACCCGCACGGGATGACCGAGCAGGCGCTCCAGGGCGTCTTCCACCACCTGCTGGACCGTGCGCTGGCGGGGTTGGCGCTGCCACCCAGCGAAATCCGTGCCGTCATAGGCCAGCACCGCCCGCAGCAGCCGGCCACCACCGGGCACCGTAGCCGGACCCGCAGGGCCCTCGGGCGGGCCGGCCGGTTCCCGGGCCGGTTGCCGCGGGTCCTCGCCGTCGCCCGCTCGATCCCGGGCTGCCATCGCATCCCCGTCCTTCACCGGCCCTCACCGCCTCCTTGGTGGCATCCCAGGTCCTCCCCTTGATGGGACCCACCGGGGTGACCCAAGGGGAACCAGCTAGCGCCCCAGCCACAGGGCCAGCCCCAGAACCGCCGACGCCAGCAGGGCCGCCACGGCGTCGCGACCGGTGGCCCGCAGCTCCCGGTAGCGCGTGCGCCCCCGACCGCCGCGGTAGCCGCGGGCCTCCATGGCGATGGCCAGGTCGTCGGCTCGGCGGAAGGCGCTGACGAACAGCGGCACCAGCAGCGGAACCAGGGCGCGCAACCGCTGCACCGGCCCGCCGCGGTGGAACTGGGCGCCACGGGCCAGCTGGGCCTTCATGATGCGCTCCGCCTCTTCCGCCAGGGTCGGGATGAACCGCAAGGCGATGGTCATCATCATCGCCAGCTCATGGGCGGGAACCCACCGCCCCAGGGGGCGCAGCAGGGCCTCCAGCCCGTCGGTCAGGGCGATGGGCGAGGTGGTCAGGGTCAGCAGGGAGGCGGCGGCCACCAGCAGCAGCAGGCGCGCCGCCAGCCGCAGGCCCAGCTCCAGGCCCTGGCGCGTCGCCACCACCGGGCCCACCACCACCAGGGGGTCCCCCGGCACGGCCACCAGGTTGAGCACCAGGGTCAGGCCCACCAGCCACGCCATGGGCCGGAGCCCCGCCACCAGCCCTGCCAGGGGCAGCCGGGCGAGGCCCGCTGCGGCCAGCACCGCCGCGCCCAGGACCCCGTAAGCCGCCCAGTCCTGCACCATGAACAGGACAACGGAATACGCGGCCAGCAGGCCGATCTTCGTGCGGGGGTCCAGCCGGTGGACGGGGCTGTGCCCCGGAACGTACTGGCCTACCAGCGGCTCGGGGATCATGACCGCGCCTCCCCGCGCCCCGCTTGGCGGCGCCCGCGGCCGTCGCCGCTACCCGTGCCGCCGTGGCCGGCAGCGCCGCCCGCGTCCCGGCCATCCTCCGCAGGTCCGCGGTGGCGAACGTCCTCGGCGGCACCGTGGCGCGGTGCCTGGTCGCCGCCCGGCGGCGCTCCGGCCCGCCCGGCGGCCGATCCTGGGGCCGCCGGCAGGTAGGCAGCGGCGGCCACCAGCTCCGCCTCCACGGCGTCCGGTTGGACCCGGCGCGGGTTGACGGGCACGCCGCGGGCCGCCAGCGCGCCCAGCAGGCGCCCCGTGGCCGGCGGGTTCAGCCGGCAGCGGGCCAGCAGGGCGGCGTCCGTCAGCACGTCCGCGGCCGGGCCGTCGGCTGCGATGCGCCCGTCGCGCATCAGCACCACCCGCTCCGCCACGGCGGCCACCTCGTCCACGTCGTGGGAGACCAGGACCACGGCGATCCCCGCTTCCCGGTGCAGGCGCAGCAGCAGCTCCACCAGGCTCTCGCGGCCGCGGGGGTCCAGCCCGGCCGTCGGCTCGTCCAGCACCAGCATCCGCGGCATCATGGCCAGGACGCCGGCGATGGCGACCCGGCGCATCTGGCCGCCGCTCAGACTGAAGGGCGAGCGCCGGCCCAGGTCGGGGTCGAGACCCACCAGGGCCATGGCCCGCTCCACCCGCGCGGCCACCTCGTCTTCGTCCAGGCCCAGGTTGCGCGGGGCGAAGGCCACGTCGTCCCACACCGTGTCGGCGAACAGCTGCTGCTCGGGGAACTGGAAGACCAGGCCCACCCGGCGCCGCGCCTCCGCCAGGCGGTGGTCCCGGTCCCGGCCCGGCGCCCAGAGGTCCATGCCGTCCACTTCCACGCGGCCGCGGGTGGGACGCAGCAGCCCGTTGAAGTGCTGGACCAGGGTCGACTTGCCGCTGCCGGTGGGGCCCATGATGGCCACCCGCTCGCCGTCGCCGATGGCCAGGTCGACGCCCCGCAGGGCGGCCCGGGGAGCGAAGCCCGCGCTGCCGTAGACGTGATGCAGCCCCTCGACCCGGACGGCCATGGCGTCACCCGCCTCCGGCGCCGGCGGCGTCCACCGCCGGGCTTTGCGGAGCCTCCGCCAGAGCGCCGCCCCCGGCCGCGGCGTCCTGCCCCAGCAGGGCGGCCACCATCTGCTCGACGGTGACGATGCCTTCGGGCAGGTTCCACCCGCGCCGGCGTAGCCGCGCCGCCAGGCGGCCCATGGGCGGCGGCACCAGCCCCACGGCCTCGAGCCACCCGGCCCGGGCGAAGACTTC
Proteins encoded in this window:
- the rplM gene encoding 50S ribosomal protein L13, which gives rise to MRTTFMARPQDVQRQWYVIDADGVPLGRLASQIAKILRGKHKPTYTPHVDTGDHVIVVNAEKVRLTGEKLNKKVYYRHTGYPGGLKAITARRLLETRPERMIELAVRRMLPRTALGRRQFRKLHVYRGPEHPHGAQQPKPLAIRPDGTPVWDGAASTAGQGA
- a CDS encoding energy-coupling factor transporter transmembrane component T family protein, whose protein sequence is MIPEPLVGQYVPGHSPVHRLDPRTKIGLLAAYSVVLFMVQDWAAYGVLGAAVLAAAGLARLPLAGLVAGLRPMAWLVGLTLVLNLVAVPGDPLVVVGPVVATRQGLELGLRLAARLLLLVAAASLLTLTTSPIALTDGLEALLRPLGRWVPAHELAMMMTIALRFIPTLAEEAERIMKAQLARGAQFHRGGPVQRLRALVPLLVPLFVSAFRRADDLAIAMEARGYRGGRGRTRYRELRATGRDAVAALLASAVLGLALWLGR
- the rpsI gene encoding 30S ribosomal protein S9; the encoded protein is MYWGTGRRKEAVARVRLIPGDGRIIVNGRPFEEYFPTVAQRAEVERPLKVTGTLGKYDVLVRVGGGGISGQAGAVRHGIARALLRVDEAYRKPLKQAGLLTRDPRVKERRKYGLKKARKAPQFSKR
- the truA gene encoding tRNA pseudouridine(38-40) synthase TruA, encoding MKDGDAMAARDRAGDGEDPRQPAREPAGPPEGPAGPATVPGGGRLLRAVLAYDGTDFAGWQRQPRQRTVQQVVEDALERLLGHPVRVTAAGRTDAGVHARAQVIHWRTPRPFPVDRLVPALRGLLPADVVAVEAGEAPPGFHARYSARRKTYAYHVWRDPVPDPLHRRWQWHLPLDLDVDAMVEAARRLEGTHDFAPFKAAGSPVRRTRRTLYRCAVEERGPLLRFVLEADGFLMHMARGIVGTLVEIGRGRWQADRVEAILAEGRRDLAGPTAPAHGLVLWQVVYDDWVAEGPPWPT
- a CDS encoding energy-coupling factor transporter ATPase gives rise to the protein MAVRVEGLHHVYGSAGFAPRAALRGVDLAIGDGERVAIMGPTGSGKSTLVQHFNGLLRPTRGRVEVDGMDLWAPGRDRDHRLAEARRRVGLVFQFPEQQLFADTVWDDVAFAPRNLGLDEDEVAARVERAMALVGLDPDLGRRSPFSLSGGQMRRVAIAGVLAMMPRMLVLDEPTAGLDPRGRESLVELLLRLHREAGIAVVLVSHDVDEVAAVAERVVLMRDGRIAADGPAADVLTDAALLARCRLNPPATGRLLGALAARGVPVNPRRVQPDAVEAELVAAAAYLPAAPGSAAGRAGAPPGGDQAPRHGAAEDVRHRGPAEDGRDAGGAAGHGGTGSGDGRGRRQAGRGEARS
- the accC gene encoding acetyl-CoA carboxylase biotin carboxylase subunit, which encodes MFQKILIANRGEIAVRVIRACRELGIRTVAVYSEADENALHVAMADEAYCIGPAPAPRSYLHIPSLIEAASKAGVDAIHPGYGFLSENAHFAAVCKTWGIEFIGPPPEAIETMGLKSLAREAMQRAGVPVVPGSEGTVEDEDEALRIAREIGYPVLVKAAAGGGGRGIRVARDEQELVQALASARREAESTFGNGAVYLEKFLEEPRHIEIQVIADKHGHTLHLGERECSVQRRRQKLIEEAPSPVMTPELRQRMAEAAVRAAEAVDYVGAGTVEFLVDRDGNFYFIEMNTRIQVEHPVTELITGIDLVKEQIRVAAGEPLSFTQEDVTFRGWAMECRINAEDPNNRFLPSPGTITAWEPPGGPGVRVDAGFRAGTAVVPFYDSLVAKLIVWGRDREETMARMQRALAEFRIEGIRTTIPLYQEILKRDDFRQGRFHTRWLEEEVLAGHQSP